AGCGACGCGCTGGTGCTGGCCGGATGCCCGGGGCGGGCGACAGCCTCCAGCGCCTCGGTATAAAGCGGCTGATGGCGCACGCCGGCGTAGACTTTCTGCGGGATGCGCCCCACCACCAGATCCAGCTCCCCGGTGACCAGACCGGGTATGAGCTGGTCGTTGGTGCCCTCACGCAGGGTAATGCGGATATCGGGGGCGTGGCGCTGCAGCCGAAGGATGGCGCTGGGCAGCAGCCAGGCCGCGGCCGAGATGGATGTGCCCACCACCACATGGCCGCCGGTCGCGCCCTTCAGTGCGTTGATGTCATCGCCCAGCCGGCGCAGCTGGGAGAGGATGGATTTGACGCGGCGGCGCAGCGCTTCCCCGAAGACGGTGGGTTTGACGCCCCGGTTGCTGCGCTCCAGCAAGGGGGCGCCCAGGGTCCGCTCCAGATTGTGGATGGTCTTGCTGATGGCCGGCTGGGTGAGGTTCAGCACCTCCGCCGCCTCCACCAGCGAGCTGGTGTCCAGCACCGTGTCCAGCACCACCAATTGGCGCAGCTTCAGGTGGCGGCGCAACAGCTCCTCGTCCAGTTCCCGCGGGGCCTCCCCCTCGCCCCCCGCCGGCCGGTCCGTTGCGTCCAAGTCAGTCTTCCGCGGTGCTGCGCGTCCGGCGTGGCTTGCGCTTGGCGCCTTCCTGATCGCGCAGGATCTCCACCACCGTGCTCTCGGTGCGGCCGATGTGAGCCATCAGCACTTCGGTGGCGCGCTCCTCGTCGCGGTTGATCGCCGCATCGCGCAGGGCCTCGTGCTCTTCGGCCACATGGCGGTGGGAGCTGTTGTGAATGCTCAGGTAGCGGTAACGGCGGTGCTGATCGTGGAGGATGCCGCGCAGGCGCTGCATCCAGCGTGAATCGCAGCCCGCCACCAGCGCCTGATGAAAGGCCTGGTTGCGCTTTTCCCACTCGCCGAAATCGGCGCTGGGGTCGCCCTCCCGTTCCAGCTTGCTCAGCTGATGGAAGCTCGCCACCACATTGGCCTCCCAAGCGTCATCGCCTTTGCGCAGGCTCTGGCGTAGCGCTTCGGCCTCGATCATGGCCCGGGTGCGGGTCACGTCGTGCAGATCTTCCAGCGAGATGGGGGGTACGCGAAAGCCCCGCTGGCCGATAGCCACCACCAGGCCCTCGCCCACCAGTCGGTGGAGGGCCTCGCGGATGGGGCTGGCGCCAATCTCGTAACTATCGGAGAGCTGGCGCACGGCCAGCCGAGTGCCCGGAGCCAAGCGCCCGTGCACGATGTCGTTCTTCAAACGTCGATAGGCCTGATCTGACAGGGTGCCCTGCAGTTCCGGCACTTCTTTTTCATTTCTGGCCACGGTGCCTCCGTCAGTCTCGCCCGCGCAGTATAACAACATAAAGTGTCGAGCATCTTTCGAGTGTTGACAGCGAGATCCTAAGTGTACACTATTGGCGAAAATATCGAGATTTTGAAGTTTGCTCGTCAGGATATACGCTTCAATAAACGGTCTCGGGAGGAGTCCAGTATGCAGATTACCGTGTCCGCAAGCGGCTTGGATTGGCGCGCCGCCCAGCAGGCAGTGGGTGCCGCGCTGCGCGAAGCCGAGAAGCTCGGCGTGCGCATGAACGTGGCCGTGGTGGACCGTGCC
The nucleotide sequence above comes from Alkalilimnicola sp. S0819. Encoded proteins:
- a CDS encoding GntR family transcriptional regulator, with translation MARNEKEVPELQGTLSDQAYRRLKNDIVHGRLAPGTRLAVRQLSDSYEIGASPIREALHRLVGEGLVVAIGQRGFRVPPISLEDLHDVTRTRAMIEAEALRQSLRKGDDAWEANVVASFHQLSKLEREGDPSADFGEWEKRNQAFHQALVAGCDSRWMQRLRGILHDQHRRYRYLSIHNSSHRHVAEEHEALRDAAINRDEERATEVLMAHIGRTESTVVEILRDQEGAKRKPRRTRSTAED
- a CDS encoding LysR substrate-binding domain-containing protein, with amino-acid sequence MDATDRPAGGEGEAPRELDEELLRRHLKLRQLVVLDTVLDTSSLVEAAEVLNLTQPAISKTIHNLERTLGAPLLERSNRGVKPTVFGEALRRRVKSILSQLRRLGDDINALKGATGGHVVVGTSISAAAWLLPSAILRLQRHAPDIRITLREGTNDQLIPGLVTGELDLVVGRIPQKVYAGVRHQPLYTEALEAVARPGHPASTSASLGLAALADYPWILPISQSPVHEALERMFREAGLGLPRRVIESLSILTNLSLLRGSDAVGVLPRAVAEHYAARGELSRLPVRFTEPFGEVGVSRAEGRDSAPAVRALSEALAAVARERGRQGE